Below is a window of Amphiprion ocellaris isolate individual 3 ecotype Okinawa chromosome 15, ASM2253959v1, whole genome shotgun sequence DNA.
ACAGCCACTCTTTttctaatttaataaaaaatgtcgTTTTAGGTCAGGCTAGCTGACTGTCAAAACGATTCTCACTCAAACGATTCTCACTTATTGCTAAAACCATTAATTTCAATAATGGCATTTGGTTTAGTTGGTGCGGGATTCAGACTTGTAATCAAATTCATTTAGTAGTTGGTAATTATCTCCATATTCTCAGCTTTTTTTCTATTAGCAAAGTATTATTAAATTCCgagatttttaaatgaggttTGGTGTGTAAACGCTGGAGATGAGCAGATCACTGTGCACTTTCCAGTTTTAGGAAAACTCCATGATATGACATCAGTACTTTTGATACAGGAATATCTATTTCTCTCTGACTATGTGCTCACACATTCACCATAAAACCTGTTTGACTAGATTAGCTGGCACCTGGGGATAGTagtttcacatttgttttgaaGAGAGATGCCCTCAGGTGGCTACAAGTGATGTTAGGTTTTGCCTGGGAGATTGGATTGATTACAAGAATGTCCTTTAACGATGCCATTTCAACACTGTCTTATGACTTAGCGAAACCTCAgctgacctcattttctctcatgcTTGTCCTTGAATTCTTGGAACCAGTGAGTCATGTCTGCCGGCAGCACCGGCAGGCAGAGACGCAGCTCAGGGCCCAGCAGCCACCGGCCTGGACCCAGCCGGACCAGCAGCCAAAGGTCATCATATGAGGAGCGCTGTGTGGATCCAGtggaagacagactaccaatcCCAGAGGCAAAGGCAGTCCACAAAGCTCATCTGAAAGATGTTAACGGAAAGGAGTCTGAGACCATCGGCTTCATTCCTGGCTCAGCTGAGCCTTCCTCTGCAACCCAAACCTGCAACCCCTGCGCTTCTCCCAGGAGCTGTAGGACTTTTATATGCAACGTGCTCACCTGCGGTCTGTACAGCATTTGCCAGTCTACCATCCTCGCTCCATGCTTGGCACCAAATGAGAGTTCCACAGATGAGCCAGAGAAGGTGAGCCTGCAAGCCATGAACACAGGAGACAACAAAGAAGAAGACTGGCTGGGGGATGTCCACATCGGTGGCGTAAAAGTGGACCGTCCAAGAGAATATTTAGAGACTGAAACTAAATCATACACGCTTTTGTCTGCTGGTCAAacatccgtccatccgtccctGCATGAGTCTTTGAGGTTTGATGACTGGGAGGATGGTGAGGAGAATGTAGACTCCCTGATTACTAAGAAGCTGCTGGAGCTCTACTCCGAATATCAAATCGAAGAGTTGGCCAGGTGCACTTCAGACTCTGTGTTTCTGAGGAAGAGCAAGGCCATCAATCAGCTCATCAACTCGCTGGCAGAGGAGCACAAAATGGATGAGCAGGAAGCTGAGTGCAGGCTGGTGCGAGGCATCATACGCATCAGCACGAGGAAGAGCACAAAGAGGAGGCCGCCCACCTCCAGGAGGGAGAGGACGCTGTCGGACAGTGGCAACGAGACAATGAGGGAGAGTGACTCCTTCTCATTCAGCAACAACAGTAAGTAGTAGCAGTTCCCACTCTCACTCTATCAGTGGCGACTCTGAAATGCTTTACTGCCATCAAGTAACAATcactctcattttctctttcaaGATGACTACAAATCAAATCCCAACATCCAAATATCAGAGCTGACCTCCTCTGATCAGTGTGCCAGGGAGATGTGGAGGAACAATGGAGGTAAGAAATGTGCCTTCATCAACTTTAATATGCTATTACATATGGAATACACTTACTTTTAGAAAAGTAAAGTAAATTCATAGCTACAGTTGTgtgtcattcatttattttgttatcaGCAGTTTGGTCAGTGACTTTGAATAATGTGCATGTTTTGTTGTCTATAACCAGACAGTATTTTGGGTGATACATGGCCGTTCTGACAGGGTCTGCTGGTTGAGCAATAGACACCAGGGTTTGTTTTCAGTGGTTTAATGTCATGATGGACTTTTAACACAAGCCTCTATTTATCACTAAACAAAGAGTCTCTGATTTTGGTGAGGCCAGATAGGAGGCATCTCAATGCAAGTGCAGCAGGCAGGATTTTAGAACAAATGAAGTCCCTCAAATGTACCCTGATACCTAGCTTTGCGTTGTTCACATTTTAATGACCTAGTTCTGTTCACTCAGCATTTCTGTACACACTATGAGCCAgcaaatctttttaaaaatggcaaatcaaacaagaaataacaaaaatgaaattagaCTGACAGAAGTAAATGGTCTGAATTTTTacacaaatcaaaataaaatagactTTGTTATATTTTGGATATGGTgttcctgtctcattttaattttgattgCCTCCCTagcatcagaaacttttcttggGTTATTTTTTGTCCCATTAAGAATTACCATATTTTTAACATGGTCATGTATGCCTCTCCTGCAATCAATCTGCAGCTACATCCacactttcattttaaaacatataaCTTCTGCTACAGTTGCATCCACACTGCTTCAGAGATTTAGGATCTCTAAAACAGAGACTTCTATGTATTCATGTTCTGATTAGTTGTAATTGTCAGTATGCACCATTCCCTGATTCATCGTGCTCCTGCCATGTGAATGTtttacagaagaaaacaaagacataatAAATAACAGATGCTGCTGACCTTGTTGTCTCTGCTAGCAGCTGTTGTTTAGTTCCACAAATCTCAGGTCTTACTGTCCTACTTGGAGTATTTCTACAAGTAAGCAACCAACCCGTCCTGCTTTATGCCCAGATTGTATCTGAAAATGAGCTACAACAGCTGTCTggataaaaatttttaaaaagagaatgtaTTAGTGTGGATGTAACCTGTTTGTGCACCGCCTTCCACTAACTGTGAGAAACACTATGCCCCTCAAAGCCAACATGCAGTAACTatcatatttatgtgtgtgtgtatatatatatatatatatatatatatatatatatatagtctgaCTTCTTGATATTTGTTGAAATGAAAGAGTTCATTCCTATGtgtgtaattttaattaatcagtTGTAAATTTGTATAGAACTTTGTAGGCAAACAAATATAGAATTTAAGGAAACATgttaaaacaaaaccaaagcaaAAGAAACAGTTTATCCTATTTAACTTAATCAAGAAGCCAGAGTTTTTGCAAAAGCTGTCTGTGTCTACAACTTTGCCTTATTTTACCTCCTAGCTCTTTCCTTAAATTCATATAGAAAGTAGGTGAAAAGCCTTTATATATGTATTTAGTTGCCTTTAAAGTAGTCAAATTTCGATATGATTGATCCTAAAAACACTGGATTCATTCTATACAATACAAGTTGTATCCTTCTTGTATAAGTTTTGCATACCTGAGTTGCTAAAACAATAATACAGAGGACATGACCTCTGTGTCCTTTATGGCAGTATTGGCCTTTCGCAGGTGTCATTTTACAGCATCGTGTGATTACAGCTACCTAGTGAAGGACACAGCAGTTTTTAATCTGCCTGTCGAGGATTCACAAAATGGTGgaagtaacatttaaaaatggcttttaatGTGAAGATCCATAAGGATGCACACAACACTATAAAGCGGTTCTGGCGTTTTTTTCCTTGTACCAATGTCATCTGTTATTTGATTTGCCTACATTTAATGGGTCGACCATATCAtatcagaaaacaaaccaaacagctgAAGGCATTGTGGGTCAGGTGACAGATATTCATATGTGGACTAACTTCCCGGCAAGAGGTACTGTTAAAATTTACCTTGGACCTAGTTATAGGGCCGCACCAGTGACAATGTAAATAGCTTTTATCAGTGACGCGAGTCCTGCAGGGCGTACATGCTTCTGTTTAGACTAGACGCCATAGTGAATGTTTGAACCGTTGTACACCTGCTGAATTACAAGTGGTACAGTAGATGGAAAGATAAGAATATGAGAGGACTGTAAGAGGCctgctgcattttgtgttctgGCTTAAATTTTCTGGACCTTCCTTTCTGTGAAGCTTGTTTGGATAAATGGTGGAAACTAGATTCTCCAAGTGCTCCAAACTATTCAGTTGCCATAAAtggttttttttcagtctgatAGATGGATGCACTTTCTTTAAGGTTCTTtcggttttatttgtttattttttttacgtttctgtttcaaattttaaatgtcATATTCACACAGAGAGAGTTTAGGATTTAGGATAGGGTTAAACACGCCTCAGTTGATAAAAGACAGCTTACAAACGCCATAGAAAGGGTTTTTCATGACACGAGTgccatgtgtgtttatttacttaGAGCTTTTGACACTTGAATGGCTCTGGAGACCAAGATAGCTGCAGTCATAAATACACTGTAACAACAGGTTCATCAAGGCTTGGCAGAGTGGGAATAAAAATCAGCATGTGACTTTTGACACAGACAATAAAACCCAGCTGGAGACACATTTTCACATACTgcatattttacactttaagaATAATTTAGACGGTAAATTCACTAAGATGGTGTCTAGAGTAACATATGAAAAGGAAATGCCTGCACATAAATTACACTGATATAATTTGGAAATGTCATAGTCTAATGTTGTTTACAATTAGAGATTCGATTCGAAGTTTTATTGCCATAGTTTGTtggaaaaaacagacacaaattttTATTCCGCAGCGGATAGCTATAGCAACAATGTAACTAAAGTCGACTGAACAACAGTGAGTAGCAGCAGAAGTAGCATTCAGACTAGGTAGTTGGTATCATAGAATCAGCCATTCAAATCTGCATTGTTTACATCCATATTTATTAGCCTGCAGGGTTTCCTGCCAGTGTAGATGTGATGTAGAGGTGGAATTGTTAGGAATGTGCAATGCATCACCGTGTGCAAATCCAACCATGTGTATGTGCATTGGAACAAAAGACAGGAATCCACAGGAAAAACATTACTTTTTCATACCACAGGTTGTCAAAAAAGATGTTTCCCAACAACAAATAATTGGTTGATCAGTTAAAATGTTGGCATATGTATTGGTCTGATTGATAGATGCTGTCTCTCAGCTGCATAATATGAGTAACTCCATATCAGCAAGCACACTTTCATGCAGCATTTCATAAATGCGCTCTAAAGCAGAATTAATTCTCAGCTCCTTTCCAGGTAGATCctgactgttgtttttctgtgttcctACAGGTCACACTTCTAGCTCTCCAATAGCCTACTCACCCTCTCACACAGAGACTAATTCTTCAGGTGTCCCACTGATTCGCACCTCTGTCAGAACATGATTCCTGCTCCACGCTGACAAGCTTCTCTTACCTGACATGCTGTGTCCACAAGGTCACACATGGATGTTGAAAGGAGACACTACTTGCACACGAGTCTCTGGCTGAGCCAAGCTCTTTGTAGAGACCATGGCTTTGCTGTGgaatagaaaatgtaaaattcacaTTGTCTGAAGGACTTCAGTGTACTCAGGGCTCTCTGTGTAGATGTTTATGATTAGTAAATAATATGTGTATATTTGAaggattgattgattgattggttgtGAGTTTGCCCTGTAGACAGCCATCACCAGAAGCTCCTAAGGCCATTTCACAGGTTCTGCATCCAGATTTGTTGCCCAATGCATctgttattactccgccaagacaAAGTTATGTGATggtcagcgttggtttgtctgtttttctgtgtcaatttgcaacattactcaaaaacgcaTTTatagatttagatgaaattttcagggaacgtcagaaatgacacaaggaccaattgattagattttggcagtgatgcagattatagtctggatctacaaatttttaaagatttcagctgtcggaaatgatacagggaatgagcagccttggtggagtactgcgctctctgcaTGCTTTTCTAGTCTGTAACTGCTTTATCCATAGAGAGTCATGGGTGGCCTGGAGCACTCACAGAAGAGCCATGtgggcacagggagaacatacaaattCCACAAAGAAAGCCCCAACTGTTCAGTACGTTCAAATCAGAACTTTCTTGCTGTccggcaacagtgctaaccgcTACTCCACCATGCTGCCTCTTCATACATGACCTTtgctgcaaagaaaaaacagttaCAGATTGGGCCATAGCACTGtctgattattcctgaggtgtgccAAACACTATAAGGTTATAGTCTGTGGCTGGAATTTGTTTCCTTGCCATCCGAAGCTTAGTGGACAGACCAAGAACAGAACTCTTTCTGAGAATCATCAGTAGAACGCATCTACAAAATCGATGCTTCTCCAAAGTTTGACAGTGACTACTCAATCACAGCTCTTAAAGATGAAGTATAAAGGTGTGAAAAATGACTAATCTTGTCACAGCAGTCCACTTGATCACAAATTTTGGGCGGCACAGATTTTGGCAGATGACAAAATGTACATCTCACAGATCCTTGCAGACACGTGGATGCAGAAAGGATGAATTGGCCTTTAAATACTGTATCACAGCTAACCGTCCTCTCGTCCTTGAAGGATTTGTGGTATGGAAACCTATTACTCATTTGTGTTGGTTTGATTACTCTGgtttgattttttgtttgtttgtttgttttgcatatttagtTTTCCCCTCATCagggtttgatttttttttttttttaacaaatgtgtTAATTTAAATCTATACATTGCTTCCAGCTCAGTTGTTGTGTATCACATATTTACAGGTTTCTATGTTATGTTTTGAtagttttgttaattatttCATATTCATGCAGAAGCATTGCACTGTTCAAGGTGGCAATAATGTAAAAGGATGAAGATATCATATAGGGTAGCTTCATTTAGTAGCTCAAAAGTTGAATAATTAATGTACTTATTGGTcggagttttgtttttgtgcctgATTGTAGACTGATTGTAATCTGCTGAAGGAAAGGTTTGGTATTGTAGGACAAATGTTAACATGATTTCCTCTGGAGACTAAGATGAAAACACTGATATCACCCTCATGGCACCGTGCTACCGCCAGATAGCTTAGCGTAAACGCTTGTCTTAAGGCAGTTTTAGCTCAGCAAAGCctttaaagctcactaattagcGCATTGTGTctcagttgtttattttgtgcttAAAAACGGTTTCATTTTTGTACTTAATGAGATACATTATGTTATTTAGGGCAATTGAAAGGCGTATTTTGTTACCTCTAAGTCTTTTTCAAACATGGGACAAAACTGCTTCAAAGTAACGGCGTTCTCAGACATAGGGATCTTTTAAATTAATGTTCTTCACGGATTCAGACACACCACCACAATGATGTTGAGGTTCACAGTACACATGCAGTATTTGTCATACACGAGATTGTAAAATACATCAGTCGATGCATAATAATGTCTTAATAATCAAAAGACTAGATCTAGACTAATACAAGCTTATCAAACTGTCAGGGGAACTCATAGTAAAGTTCAGTTATGATTTCCTAAACGCTGAAAATTctccatgtgtgatgataatctaaGCAATACTTATACTTAATGTCCTGACAGGACTTAACCTATGTAACAAGTGATTtggctgcagctgataaactcaCTGTGTGACATGAAGAAAAGTACAAAGTATAATTTCCTGTTAGATCCTCATCAGTCATGTGTCCATGTCAGGAATTATTGATAATTGTAAGTAATTAGTGAAGTTACCGCTGTTGTTCCGTGTAAATGTATGCAACTCTCTTGCCTTGTAAACggtcatatggatcctgctgttccatgctgcaggtgtttaataaactcagaggaaagactcctgcaaacagctggaagcaacagaCTGAACTTTTGCTCCCATTAAtatattaatgtacatttccgTTTAAGATAGCTGTGAAATTGCTATGCAAagtaaatgacaaaagtgtTTTAAGATTTTGGCACACAAACGTCCGCTTTTGTTTTACTGTGATGCTTTTGGATTAAAATTGATGCTGAAATTCGGAAAAGTCTCCCCTAAAATCACTGCACACAAGTCCCAAGAAtatgaaatgctaaaaatgataCATAAATGTTACTGGGTCTAATCTAGTGAGATTGCCAACTCAACTTCTATgaaaataagtacatttctgAAAGGGGCTTTAGTCAGAGCTATGCTGCCTGGTTTCAGtcttttatgctaagctaagctaaactaaactaacCAACTGCTTGCTGTATCTTATCTTTACCACTTAGACATGAGTGGAATTCTCCTCTTATCATATTTCCCCAAATGTACTATTAGTCTTATTCTTCATTGTAGGAGattgaatgtttttgaaaaaaaattcaagattccaaaaatgctaaaaagtCTACCTTGAGTTGATTTTTTAATCATGACTTTTAACAATATGgagtttgatttatttattttccaaatcaGTCTATTGTTGGTGTCATAACACAAAGTTCATATGAAGCAGGTAGTCCTGAAGCTTTTCGGTAAACTGTGTGTCAGATGCATTCTGGATATTGATTTGATTGTGTCATATGTGCTGTCTTTCAAATCTCAAAATGAAAGATGTTTGAGCCAGTGTGAACTGCAGCTGGACTTGAGGTGGTATCATGTGCTATAACTTATTAGTGACATTATCCTGAGCTGACTCATgaagtgaatgtgtgttttcatatcAACATACTTGCTATGTTTGCGCCTGGATCCTGATGGGAATTTGGCCAGCTGACTTACTGGAAGTTGTTTAGCTTTTCTTATCAGCTTATGGTTACAGTTGATCATGGACCCTAAATGTACGACCCAGGTTCTGTCCTCTCATAACCCATTTCATAATCAAGGTGTAAAGAATTTGGCTACAACACCAGTGTGGTTAGAATGAAATGGTGTGAAACTTGTTGCTCTGGTTCAGACCAAGATGCACAACGTGCAACTAAAGTGATCAACGGCTAACTTTATCATAGTGTTCTCTTTAGTAAACTAGTTGAGATTTCTGTtaaagcatttttgttttgatttcattCACACACCACTCTATGCTGTCAGGCCTCCGTAAGACAAAAGTATAAAGCATTATACTTTGgcttttctctttatattttcagctgaaatgtcTTGTAGTGAATTGAACTCACTTTCTTAACAGATGCTCCCATATAAAGTCAATAAAGTAAATGGAGTGAaacaaaaaggacattttttgcttgttgtttgCTACATACACTATGGCCACATGAGGGAGTCAGAGTCTGCATTTTTAAGGTCAGGCTCTGCTGCTTTCTCAGCTCTTCTCCGTGTCACTTTAAACAACATCTATCTCCTTACAGATTGTTTATCCCTGTGTTATATAATACtaaaacagcagctggagaagggattaaaatgtttgttcatTGTGCTTTTCGGCAAAGTATTACAGTATACCATTCGACCAGACAACACTTCCTCACAAAGTCTTAGCTCTGTAATCTTAGTGGACAAACAACATCTCAGTTAATAAATTTGACATGTCTGTGTTGCAGCTGTGTTGTTGAAGAAGAGCTCTGTGACCAAGCTGTGGCTGACAGTCTGAACGGCGGAGGCTGCACGTAGGGTGCGGCTGAAGCGACTGCTGTCCTCTGGGTGCAGGAGGTGGATGACTTCTTGGAGAGCTCTCTCAGCCTCCTGCTGGAGGCCTTCGATGAACGACGAGGCGCTCAATCCTTGAACAGCTGCGGTCAGTGAAGAGGGGATCATTTTAAGCTCATACTGCATATTtgcatgaaacacaacaaataagGAATTACTTTTACCTGGGTTGAACAACATAGCACCCTTCAGGTAAGCATATTCTTTTGGACTGAGATCCAGATTCCACAGCTGACGCAGACAAATTTGCAACCTGTGGACTCCAGCAAGAGTTGGCTGCTCAGCCTCCTTGTTAGTGAGAACTGGTCTGAGCAGAATCTGATGAAGGATATTTGATGAAGGGACATCAGTCACTTTAAAGACTATCTTCTCTTGTGCCAGCCccagaacaaaaacaggaacCCAGCAGTGTCTTAACAGAGATGACCAGTCTCTCGGTGGAAGCTGACTGAAGGATGGTGAACATCTCATAAAGCAGATGGTTTTGACCAGCACGTTAGAAGCAAACTGGCCGGTGCCCTATGGGTCCATCAAACCAAACTCTCCTCTTCTGCTCACAATGACAGTTGtgtgctgcagctttaaaattcACTTTGTTGTTGTGGTATCCGCTGTCCCTGAAGCTGAGGATGTTATAGAGGATAGTGTGCTCTTCATGGTATCGTGGACAGAAGTTGTTTGTATTCTTCTCCAAAGGACACATCGTGAAGGAAGGAGTATCCTCAGAATATTGtagcagagaagaaaaacaggccAGCAAACTTCAGAGAGCTTTAACAGTGTCACTATGTGTCTACATGCAACAACACCACAAACTCAGGCCCTATTTATCCAGAATGTCACCTGCTTACAGCAAACTCAGCCTTGCCCATCCTATCTAAGCCACtccaaaaaaaactgtttaaaaacacaGCGATCCTGGACAACCCCACAGACAGATCTAAGTTCCTTCTATATGGAGGTGATAAGTTAAACTTAGCAGCTGCACAGGGGAGGAAAATACAGGAGCTAGAGGGGTGAATGACATTCATCATGTTTACTTCAGTCATTAACTCAGCCTGTACCAGTCTATCAAACCTAACCTGACCTGTTTCCCTGTACCACCTTGGACCTGCATGTAGGAACGGGATGGAaagtttgtgttgagtttttttttcttcttatttatgcatttctttttaaattcccCTTTTCTCCCCTCAGCCGGTGGTGTTTCTCCCTTCAAGCTCGGGTCTTCTACCAGAGGTGTGGTAGTTTGAGGGTTCGGTGCAGAATCTTTGCTGTTCCTAGGACTACGCTCTTCTGGACAGAGGCCTCAGATGTTGTTCCTGGAATTTGCCAGAGCACCTCCTTCAGTTTGTGTGtcactgctcccagtgctcccatCACCACTGGCACCACTGTTGCCTTTACTCTCCACTTCTTTTCGAGGTCTGCCTTCAGCTTGTGAAACTTCTGAGGCTGAGGGCCTGTTCTTGTGTAGCCAtgatcagtgtttctgtgctgtcCTTCAGTACAGCCCTTTCTAGACACTGGTAGGATTTCCTGATATCAGTCATTTCTTCTATCTGGCGCAGGTACATGCCATGGAGGGGCTTGTCTCACCATGATAGCTGGGTCTCCTCCTCTGCATTACCAGGTCTCTGAAGTATTCACTCAGCAACTTGTCCTTGGGAGCCATCTTTAGGATGTATTCCTGAATGTGAGCTGCTTCATCCTGGATGCTGGTGCAGATACTCACCAGTCCTTGGTCCACTTCGTGTACAACCTCAGGGTGCTGGACTTGGAATGAAACCCTTCATGCATGGTGAGGAGCTTCCTTGTCTTGGTATTGGGGGCGTCCACCT
It encodes the following:
- the kdf1b gene encoding keratinocyte differentiation factor 1, whose translation is MSAGSTGRQRRSSGPSSHRPGPSRTSSQRSSYEERCVDPVEDRLPIPEAKAVHKAHLKDVNGKESETIGFIPGSAEPSSATQTCNPCASPRSCRTFICNVLTCGLYSICQSTILAPCLAPNESSTDEPEKVSLQAMNTGDNKEEDWLGDVHIGGVKVDRPREYLETETKSYTLLSAGQTSVHPSLHESLRFDDWEDGEENVDSLITKKLLELYSEYQIEELARCTSDSVFLRKSKAINQLINSLAEEHKMDEQEAECRLVRGIIRISTRKSTKRRPPTSRRERTLSDSGNETMRESDSFSFSNNNDYKSNPNIQISELTSSDQCAREMWRNNGGHTSSSPIAYSPSHTETNSSGVPLIRTSVRT